CGCCGGTGAGGCGGTTGCCCGCGAGCACGTAGCCGAAGAGCGCGAACACGGCGCCGCTGGCGCCGAGCACCGGCAGCGCCTGTCCGACGAGCCCTACCTGCAACAGCAGCCGGTTGAACAGCACCTGAAAGGCGCCGGCGGCCGCGCCCGTCAGGACGAAGAAGGCGTGGAACCGCCAGCGCGTCGTGTGGCGCTCGAGCGCGAAGCCGACGATCGACAGCGCGACCGCGTTCGAGAGGAGGTGGCCGAGCCCCGTGGGGTCGTGGGCGTAGACGCTCGTCACGAGCGTCCACGGACGGACTTCCAGCGGTAGCTGGAGGGCGAACAGCGCCGCCGCGAGCGTCGCGTCGACGACGCTGAGCGCCTGCTGGAGGGCGAACACCGCGGCGAACGCGAGCAGCGTTTCGATCGTCGGGGACCGCATGGCCGGGGCTACGCCGTCAAGTCACAAAAAGAATAGGTGAAACGTGAGTCGAGCGAGTTCGGTTCCGCGCGCTGCAGTCGCTACGCGAGGTAGCGAAAACGACGACCGAAATCGACCTGAGTTAGTCCTCGAGGACGATCTCGATGCTGACGTCGTTGGGGACCTGGATCCGCATGAGCTGGCGCAGCGCGCGCTCGTCGGCGTCCAGATCGATCAGGCGCTTGTGGACGCGCATCTCCCAGTGCTCCCAGGTGGCCGTCCCCTCGCCGTCAGGGGACTTGCGCGCGGGAACTTCCAGGGTCTTGGTTGGGAGCGGGATCGGGCCCGACAGCGCGACGCCGGTCTTGTCCGCGATCTCGCGGACGTCGTCGGTGATGTCGTCGAGATCCTCGGGGTTGGTGCCCGCGAGGCGGACGCGTGCCTGCTGCATCTTAGCTCTCGTTGACGCTCAGCACCTTGCCGGCCGCGATGGTCTGGCCCATGTCGCGGATGGCGAAGGAGCCGAGCTCCGGAATCTCGGAGGACGGCTCGATGCTGAGGGGTTTTTGCGGACGCACGGTGACGACCGCGGCGTCGCCCGACTGGATGAAGTCGGGGTTCTCCTCGGCGACCTCGCCGGAGGAGGGGTCCATCTTCTTGTCGATGGACTCGATCGTACAGGCGACCTGTGCGGTGTGGGCGTGGAAGACCGGCGTGTAACCGGACGTGATCACGCTGGGGTGCTGCATGACGACGATCTGGGCCTGGAACGTCTCGGCGACCGACGGCGGGTCGTCGGCGGGGCCACAGACGTCGCCGCGGCGGATGTCGTCCTTGCCGATGCCGCGGACGTTGAATCCGACGTTGTCACCGGGCTCGGCCTTGGGCACCTCTTCGTGGTGCATCTCGACCGTCTTGACCTCGCCGCCCACGTCGCTGGGCTGGAACGAGACGTTGTCGCCGGTGTTCAGGATGCCGGTCTCGACGCGGCCGACCGGGACCGTACCGATGCCGGAGATCGTGTAGACGTCCTGGATCGGGAGTCGGAGCGGCGCATCCGTCGGCGGCTCCGGGGGCTTGAGGCCGTTGAGGGCCTCGAGCAGGATCTCGCCGTCGTACCAGGGCGTGTTGTCGGACTCCTCGGCGATGTTGTCGCCCTCGAAGGCCGAGATCGGGATGAAGGACGCGTCGTCGGTGTTGAACTGAACCTGCTTGAACAGGTCCTCGACCTCGGAGACGACCTGCTTGTAGTCGGACTCGTTGTAGTCGACGAGGTCCATCTTGTTGACGCCGACGATCAGCTCGTCGATGCCGAGGGTGCGGGCCAGGAACACGTGCTCCTGGGTCTGGGGCGCGACACCGTCGTCTGCCGCGACGACGAGGACGGCGTTGTCGGCCTGGGACGCGCCCGTGATCATGTTCTTCACGAAGTCGCGGTGGCCGGGACAGTCGACGATGGTGAAGTCGTACGTGTCCGTGCTGAACTCCTGGTGGGCGATGTCGATGGTGACACCGCGCTCTCGCTCCTCGGCCAGGTTGTCCATGACGTAGGCGAACTCGAAGCCGCCCTTGCCCTTCTCCTCGGCTTCTTCCTTGTGCTGTTCGATGACGTGCTCGGGGACCGATCCTGTCTCGTACAGGAGTCGCCCGACCAGCGTGCTCTTACCGTGGTCCACGTGGCCGATAATGGCCAGATTCTGGTGTTGTTCGTCGCTCATTGGTATCTCACGCGCAGAGGCGCTATATCCGTCTCTTTGCCGCGAGGCGGTTAAAACCATTTCGATACGGCACTCACCCGATCTCCGCGCCTTCTTGCGGTTTGTGTGTCTTTCACACGACCGAGGGGAGTTCGGTGGTACCGCAACGATGTTGAGATCGGTAAACGGCCAACTGATTTCGCCGTCGCGGTTGCGGTGGCGCGCTGTCGAGTCCTCGTGACGAGACAGCGCCGCGCGAGGGATGAGTAGCGCAGGCGCACCGCGCCGAGCAACGCAATCGGCTGGGGAGGACGAGGCTGCTGTTCGGGCGGAATGAAAGGGGCCGTCGCGCTCGACCCGGTGAGGCGAATCAAGCACTGGACCGAGCGAAGCGAGGGAAGCGCGCAGCGAGCCGCAACCGGTCGAGCGCGACGGGGGCTTTCAGGAAGCCGTGAGCAGTTGAGGCTGTCGCTCCGGAGAACGCGATTACTCCCTTACCACCGAAAGAAATGACGACCGAACGAGAACTTTACTCTAGCGGCGGAAGCCGCCCCACGTCAGCCAGCACCGCCGACGCCGTTTCCGGCCCACCGGCGCCCCGCCCGCTGACGTTGAGCTGGCCAGCGTGTTCGGTCTCCAGTTGAACGATGTTGCGCGTCCCGGTGACCGACAGCGCGCCGTTCTGGGGCACCAGCCGCGGCCCCACGGTGACGCCGTCGGGCGTCGCCTCGCCGATCAGGCGCACCGTCCGGTTGTCCTCGCTGGCCAGATCCAGCGCGGTGCCGGGGATCTCCTCGATCCCTTCGACGTCGGCGTCCTCCAGGGAGTACACCCGCTCGCCCTGCGAGAGCACGTTCGAGAGGATCACGCACTTCAGCGCGGCGTCGGTGCCGTCGACGTCGAACGTCGGGTCGGCCTCCGCGACGCCCAGGTCCTGAGCCTCCGCGAGGACGTGCTCGTAGTCCAGCCCCTCGGCGGCCATCCGCGAGAGGATGAAGTTCGCCGTCCCGTTGAGAACGCCGCGCGCGGCGGTGATCTGGCCGGCGCCGAAGTCCGAGATCGTCGAGAGCACCGGGATGGCGCCGCCGACGGTCGCCTCGAACAGCACCTCGCCCGCGCTATCGTCGGCGAGGTCCATCACGTCGCCGTAGCGCTCGGCGACGGGGCCCTTGTTCGCCAGCACGACGTGGCGGTCCCGCTCCAGCGCGGTCTCGACGTGGCCGAAGCCGGGCTGGGCGTCGCCGAGCGTCGTCGGCGTCGCCTCGACGAGCGCGTCGTAGTCCGCGTCGAGCGCGTCGTCCGGATCGGCCGCCCCGACCGCGCCCTCCGCGGACTTCCGGTCGAGCGCCGCGGCGACGTCGACGCCGCCGTCGTCGACGACCGCACTGCTCGAATCGGCCAGCGCGACGACCTCGTGGCCGTACTCGCCGGCCAGCTCGGCGACGGAACTCCCGACCGCGCCGGAGCCGAGGATCGCGAGCTTCATCGGGATCCCTCCGCGGGGAGCTGGGGTTCGATCACGCGAATGTCCTTGTCCCCGGCGATCTCGCGGATCGTCCCGAGCACCTGGTCGGCCCGGTCGGCCTCGGTGGCCAGCCGCACGCGGGCGCTGGAGACTTCCTCGGTCCCTTCGGGCGCCGACAGCGAGACGTCGACGACCGACGCCTGCGAGCAGCGCTGGAACCGCTGGAGGCTATCCGAGAGGTCCGTGTCGATCAGGTGGCCCACCAGAATCACCGTCAGCTCCTCGCTGTAGCGCTCCGCGCCGGCCTGGATCACGTTGATCCCGGCGTCCCGCAGCGCCTCGACGATGTCGTCGAACCGATCCGGCGGCGACTCGATGTCGACCTCGACGGGGATGTGGCCTCGCGGCGTGAGGTTCCCGCGCTCGTGGAAGATCGACAGCAGGTTGCCGCCCCGATCCGCGATCGGCTGCAACGCGTTGAGCAGTTCGCCCGGCTCGTCGACGAGTTCGAGCCGGATCGTGTACGCTTGCAGGTCCTCGCCGCCGTCGGTCGTGGGCGCGTCCTGGTCTTCTTCGTCGCTCATGCGCGCCCGAACACCTCCGACGGCCGTACGGCGTCCGTGGTCATACCCATCCCTGACGGGCAGGAGGTATATGAATTCGGTTATCTGGTCGAAGGGAGTCGCGCCACCGTGCCGGCTGAATCCTCAGTCGTCGCTCTCGACAGCAGATTCCACGGCGTCCTCCTCCTCGACCGCGCCGCCGTCGCTCGCCACGCTGTCGACGCTGACGCCCTCCCAGTCCTGATCGGCGTGGAACCCCTCGCGCTCCTTGGCGCTGGCGGCGACCCGGACGAACTCGGCGTTCTCGCGAGCCGCGGGGATCGTGTGCCCGCCGCAGTAGGAAAGCCCCGACCGGATGCCCGCGCAGAACTCCTCGACGACGCCGGCGACCGGCCCCTTGTACGGCGTCAGCGACTCGACGCCCTCGTCGGCGTCGACGTTCTCCTCCTTGTCGTCGCGCTCCTCGGCGGCGGCGGTCGTCGCCATCCCGCGGGCGCGCTTGTACCGATCCCCGTCGACCTCGACCGTCGCGCCGGGCGCCTCCGCGGTCCCGGCGAACAGGCTGCCCAGCATCACGGTGTCGGCGCCGGCCATCAGCGCCTTCACCGCGTCGCCCGATGTCCGAATCCCGCCGTCCGCGCAGATCGTCACGCCCGCCTCCTCGGCGGCGTCGGCGCAGTCGTCGACTGCCGTCAGCTGCGGGACGCCCGCGCCCGCGACCTTTCGGGTGGTGCAATGGGACCCCGGCCCGATGCCGACCTTCACGCAGTCTGCGCCGGCGGCCGCGAGATCCTCGACGCCCGCGGGCGTCGCGACGTTGCCCGCGACCAGATCGGTGTCCGGAAACTCCTCGGCGAGCGCCGCGACGGCGTCGATCGCCCGTTCCATGTGCCCGTGCGCGACGTCGACGACCAGCGCGTCGACGCCGGCCTCGACGAGCCCGGCACCGCGGTCGACGTAGTCCTCGTCGATGCCGACCGCGGCGCCGACCTGCTCGCCTTCTTCCACCACGCGCTCGACCTGCGCGGCCTGCTCGTCGGGGTCGAGAAAGCGGTGCAGGACGCCGATGCCGCCGGCGCGGGACAGTTCGATCGCCAGTTCGGCCTCCGTGACGGTGTCCATGGCCGCCGAGACGAGCGGATTCTCCAACCGGACGTTCGGCGTCAGCGTCGTCGAGAGATCGACGTCGTCGCGACTGTCGACCGCGGACCGCTTCGGCACGAGGAGGACGTCCCCGTAGCTCAGACCGGTGCGTACGTCGTTCATAACCCCTCTCGGGTCAGGGACGCGCGGGGAAAAGACTCACGGTCGCTATCGTCCGGCGCGCGGCGACGCCGCGCGGCATCGAGCGACGACCGCGCCGCTCCGCGGCGGCGAGAAAGCGGAGAGAAAGAACCGCAAAAACGGGGAACGCCCCGTCGTTAGATGTAGTCGATCGCTTCGGGGAGTTCGAGCTTCATCCCCTTGCGCTCCCGGATCTCCATGATCTGGTCGCGCTGGAGGTTGTCGGCCATGACCTGGAAGCCGGCGTTCTCCGTGTTCCAGGAGGCTCGCCCCTCGGTGGCCGAGCGGATGTCGCTCGCGAACCCGATCATCTCCTCGACGGGCGCGACGCCCTCGACGACCATCAGGTCGCCTTCCTGGTACATGTCGTCGACGCGGCCGCGCCGCCCCTGAATCTCGCCGGACGCCGAGCCCATGTAGTCGTTGGGCACGTCGATCCGGACGTCCTGGATCGGCTCGAGCAGCTTGATGTCGGCGTCGATCAGCGCGTTGTGGACCGCGTTGCGGACCGCGGGGATCACCTGCGCGGGACCGCGGTGGATGGTGTCCTCGTGGAGCTTGGCGTCGTGGAGGCGCAGCAGCGTCCCCTGGACCGGCTCGGCGGCCAGCGGGCCGTCGTCGAGCGCGTCCTCGAGGCCCTCGATGACCAGCTCCATCGTCTCGTTGAGGTGCTGGATACCCTTCGTGTCGTCGATCAGCACGTTCGTGCCGTGGATGTGCTCGACGTTCTGGGAGGTGTCCTTGTCCATGCCGGCGTCCTGGAGCACTTCGCGGCGCTCCTGCTCGGGCATGTCCATCGACGCCTCGCCCATCTTGATCGTCTCGACCAGCTCCTCGCTGAGCGGGTGGACCGTGATGTAGAAGCGGTTGTGGCGGTTCGGCGAGATGCCCTCGACCTCGCGCGATTCGGTCTGGGGCGCCTCGCGGAACACGACGATCGGCTCGCCGGTGTTGATCGGGATGCCCTGGTTGCGCTCGATGCGCTGGCCGATCACTTCGAGGTGGAGCTCGCCCTGCCCGGAGATCAGGTGCTCGCCGGTGTCCTCGTTGATCTCGATCTGGATCGTCGGGTCCTCCTTGGAGACCTGTCGGAGCGTCTCGATGAGCTTCGGCAGGTCGTCCATGTTCTTGGCCTCGACGGCTTTCGTGATGACGGGCTCCGAGATGTGCTCGATCGACTCGAACGGCGTCATCTCGACGCTCGATACGGTGGAGCCGGCGATGGCGTCCTTCAGCCCGGTGACGGCGGCGATGTTACCGGCCGGGACGCGATCCACTTCCTCGCGCTCCCCGCCCATGTAGATACCGACGCTCTGGACGCGGTTTTTGCCCGCGGTCCCCGAGACGTACAGCTCCTGGCCCTTCTCCAGCGTACCGGAGAAGACGCGACCCGCTGCGATCTCGCCGGCGTGGGGGTCGACGCCGATGTCGGTGACCATCAGGACGACCTCGCCGTCCTCGTCGACCAGCCGCATCGTGTCGGCCAGCTCGGAGTCCTCGTCGCCGCGCCAGATGCGCGGGATACGACGGGGCTGGGCGTCGACGGGGTTCGGGAAGTGCTCGCAGACCATGTCGAGCACGACGTCCGACAGCGGCGTGCGCTCGTGGAGCTCCTGGCGCTTGTCGGCGCGCTCGAGCTCCATGATCTCGCCGAAGTCCATCCCGGTGCGCTGCATCGACGGGAACGAGACGCCCCACTTGTACAGGGCCGACCCGAAGCCGACGGTGCCGCCCTCGACGGAGACGGTCCAGTCGTCGTCGATGTCTTCCATCTCCTCGGTCATGCCGCGGATCAGCTCGTTGACCTCGCGGATCACCGAGAGCAGGCGCTCCTGCATCTCCTCGGGGCCCTCCTGGAGCTCCGAGATGAGGCGGTCGACCTTGTTGATGAACAGGGTCGGCTTGACGCCCTCGCGGAGCGCCTGGCGCAGCACCGTCTCCGTCTGGGGCATGGCGCCCTCGACGGCGTCCACCACGACGAGCGCGCCGTCGACGGCGCGCATCGCTCGGGTGACGTCCCCGCCGAAGTCGACGTGGCCCGGCGTGTCGATGAGGTTGATGAGGTAGTCGGTGTCCTCGTACTCGTGGGTCATCGAGACGTTGGCCGCGTCGATCGTGATGCCACGCTCCTGCTCGTCCTCTTCCGTGTCCATCGCGAGCTGCTCGCCCGCGGTGTCGTCGGAGATCATCCCTGCACCGGCGAGCAGGTTGTCGGTCAGTGTCGTCTTGCCGTGGTCGACGTGTGCGGCGATGGCGATGTTCCGGATCTGCTCCGGCTCGTCCATCAGTCGCTCGCACTGTTCGACGATCTTCTTTCGTCTACCCATTACCGTGTCCTATCGCAAGCGGGGTCAAAAGGGTGCTGTTTCGCGATTGCCGCGCGTGTGAAGGGCTGACGAAGCTAATCGTACTGAAAGGAACGAACGGGGAGCCGCGATCCGCACTTCCGAGGACCGCGGCGAACGGAGCGAAACCCCCGCGTTTCGCGATCGCGTCGACGCCGCCGTTCGGCGAGCTGACCTCGTGACGCCGCGCCACGGACGCAAGAGTAATACTCCCCGAAACCTTGCTAGAAGTAGTCATGGAACTGCACGTTCAGGGCCCCGGCCCGGCCGCACCGTTTCTCAGCGCCCGGGACCTGTTCGAGACCGAGCACGACCTGGAACTGCCGGTGACCGTCCGGATCAGGGAAAACCCCGACGAGCGCACCTGGACCGGGCACGACGACGACGGCCACGTGCTGAACATCTCGCGACAGGCCGCGACCAGCGCGATGGCCCGCGAGCTCGCGGTCCACGAGTTCGCCCACATGCTGCGCAACGAGGAGGAACACCCCTCGCACGTCCAGTCGACCGAGGAGGCGCTGTTCCTCGCGCTCGCCGGCGAGAGCGTCGAGCGCAGCACGCTCACCCAGTGCTACCAGATCGCCAACCACATGAAAGACATTTACGCCGACGACATCACGCTCGCGCTGGGTCCGACCGACAAGCTGGTCGCCTTCTTCGAGTCGACGCTCGCGTCCGCGCTGTCGGACCGGCCGGACGACTCGGGCGACGGGGCGGCGTGGGGGTTGTTCGGCGGTCAGGCTCCGGACGCCGCTCCGGATTCTGATTCCCGACGGCTCACGGCCGCGACGGATCCGGAGATCACGGCGGTCAACGCCGCCTTCGCGCTCGCGATGGTCGAGCGCCACGAGCTGGTCGACGCCGACCATCGGCTCTACGACCTCGCGCACGCGGCCGCCCGGGACGCGCCCGCGATCGATTCCGAGGCGTTCAAGCGGCGGTTCAGGAACCTACAGCGCAATCCCGACCCCAGCGACTACCGGAAGGAACTGGTCGACGCCACGCGAGCGTTCGCCGCGGGGAGCGGTCGGGCGGCCGACTGATCGGGGACGTCGGTCCAGCTGACCGGCGGGGACGCCGTTGCGGCGACGCCGAAACAATCGCTACGGCCGCGGCTGGTTGGACTGGCGAAACCGAGAGAAGAACGAAGAGATTACCGCGCGGCGGCCGCGACGCGCTCTTTCTCTTCCTTCTGGCTGACGGCGTACGTGTTGACGTCGTCGTTGGCGGCGCCGATCAGCTGGCTCGCGAGCGCCTCCTCGACGTCGGTCGACGTCTTGAACGAGGACCCCTGGACGCCCTCGGCGATGAACTTCAGGGCCTGGTCGACGCGGCGCTGGGGCGCGACGTCGACGGCCTTGGGGACCGAGATGCCGCCGTACTTCAGGCGGACGGTCTCCTCGCGGGGCGCGGCGTTCTCGACGGCCTGGACGAGCACCTGGATCGGGTTCTCGTCGGTGCGCTCGTGGATGATATCGAACGCGTCACGCGTGATGTTCAGCGTCTTCTGCTTCTTGCCCGTGTTCTCATCGGTCTGCATCAAGCGGTTGATGAGTCGCTCGACGATGGAGATCTCGGACTTCTGGAACTGCTTGGACGCGTGTCGGCCCATCGTGTGGGCGACCGGCGTGATCGTGATGTAGCGCTCCGTGCTCGGGTCGCTGAACTGGATGCCGGTGACTTCCCACTCGCCGAACAGCTTGGCGACCGCGTCGTCGTCGTCGGTGCCCGCCGGCTTCTCCGGCTCGGGCTGGTCTTCTGCCGCCATCGTTATCTGACGGGTTTCTCCGCGTTCCCGCGGACGAGCTCGATCAGGCTGACGCCGTTGACCTTCTCGACTTTGTAGTTGACGCCCGAGAGGTCGCCCATCGCGCGGCCCTTCGCGCCGCCGATACCGGCGATGGTGACCTCGTCGTGCTCGTCGATGAAGGAGATGGCGCCGTCACCGGGACAGAACGCGGTGACCTGCTTGCCGTTCTTGATCAGCTGGACCCGGACGCACTTCCGGATCGCGGAGTTGGGCTGCTTCGCCTCGATGCCCACCTTCTCCAGGACGATACCTCGACCCTGCGGAGCGCCCTCCAGGGGGTCGGACTGCTCGCCGAGACCGCGCTCGCGTCGCGCGTACTCCGAGTCGGACCACCGGTGACTCTGGCGGTCCTTCTTGAGCTTCCGCGCGGCGTATTTGCCGTTCGCCATAGTACCAGCGTCTATCCGACGGAGCCACTTAAGCGTCCCCTTTTGAGATGCGGAGTTACGGCCATAGCGACCGTGAGGGGGTGCGATAAAGCGATCTGAGCGCGTTTCGCCGTTTCCTCGCGACCGTCGTAGCGCGCCGATACGGTGCTGTTCGTCGCGCAGCGGCGGCCGTTCGACGCCGTCGCCACCGCGGCTCCGGCCGGTCGATGCCGTCGCCACCGCGGCTCCGGCCGGTCGACGCCGCAGTCGCCGCGGCGTCACGACCGAGAGCCTCGTCTACTCCTCGGGGTCGTTCTCGCGCTCGGCTTTCCGCGCCAGCCAGCCCGCCGTCGCCCCGAGGCCGCCGAGCGCACCGAGGATCCCCGGTCCCGGCGTGCCGTCGGCGGATTCGGCGTCGCTCTCGTTTAGGTCCCCGAACGCGTCGGCGAACGACTCGTTGTCGGCGGTCCCGTTCGCGTCGCCCGCGCTCGGTTCGTCGGTCGACTCGGTGTCGGCGTCGCCGCCCGTTTCGTCGTCTGCCGTCCCGTCTTCGGCGCCGCCGTCGGTCGTGTCGCCGCTCCCACCGCCGGTCGTCTCGTCGGTTCCCGACCCGTCGTTGGACGTCCCGTCTCCCGCGTCCCTGCTCGCGCCGTCACCGACTACGACTGTTCCCTCCATGCCGAGCGCGGCGTGGGGTTCGCAGACGTACTCGTAGACGCCTTCGGCGTCGAACGTGTGCTCGTACACGTATCCGTCTCCCTCGACCTGGGGGTTGCCCTGCCAGTCGCCCCCGGCGGGCTGAGTTTGGGGTGTGAGGGTGTGGTTGTCGGACTCCCAGGTCCACCTGACCGTCTCGCCAGGCTCGACCCGGAGCTCCGTGGGCTCGAAGACGAACTCGCCCTGCGGACCGACGGTGACCTCGTGGTCGATTTCGCCGCCACCGCCACCGATCGTGCCCCCGCTCGACGACAGCGCGTACACGCCGCTCCTGTTGCTGACGTACAGCTGCTCGGATCCGGGAACGACGCGCCGGGCCGGCCGCTCCCGGTACTCCGCGAGTATCTCGCCAGTCGATCGATCCACGGCGAACAGCCCCTCCTCGCCCATCGTGTACAGGGTGTCGCCGGCGCCGACGACCCCCGCCCCGGGCGTTTCGGTCTGCCACTCCGGATTGCCGCTGGCCGGATCGATCGCCACGAGCTGCCGGTCGACGGAGACGTACAGCGTCTCCGGTCCGAGGACCGGCTGGACGGGTCGCTGTCCCAGGGGTAGGCTCCAGGCCTCGTCGCCGGACTCCGCGTCCAGTGCCACGAGCGAGTCCGACGTCGAGACGTAACAGAGCCCGTGACCGATCGCGGGCGGCGTCAGCAACGCCGGCCCGCCGCGGTTGTACCAGGTCCAGTCCGTCTCCAGCGTCGCCGCGTCGAGCGCGCGGATCGCCGTCCGATCCTCGTCGTCGACGAACTGCGTGACGTACACCGTCTCCGCGGGCGCCGACGCCGCGCAGACGTACCACCCGAGGTTCGGGATCGACCTCGAACGCTCGATCGACCCCGTCTCCCGATCGAGCGCGTACACCGTCCCGTCGTGTCGCCCCGTCGGCGTCTCGTTGTCGGTCGCCGCGACGTACAGCGTCCCGTTCAGGGCGGCGAGGTAGACGCGGTTGCGGTCCAGCGACGTCGACCACTGTTCGTTCCCTCGCGTGTCGAACGCCCGCACCGTGCTTCCGAACGTCGCGTACAGCCGGTTACCGGCTGCCACCATGCCGCCCGGTTGGCCGCTGCTCACCTCCCACTTCGTCTCGCCGGATCGGGAGAGCGCGACGAGCCGATCGCCGCGAACGTACACGGTGTCGTGGGCCAACGCTACCAGCGGCACGTTGCTCTCGCCACGGTTCCACTCGGGCTCGAAGCTCTCCTCGATCGTCACGCCGTCGGGGGCGTATCCGCTGCGGTTCGACCCGTTCCGATACGACGGCCAGGCGTGGCCGCTCTGGGCTGCGACGGCGGTCGACCCCATTGTCGACGCCCCGAGCGCGGCAGCACACGCCGCCCCGAGGAACGCGCGACGCCCCTGGGAGAACTCTGTCATGGCTCCCGGTTGGAACTGTTCGGATAAAATACTACGGAATATAGACAGGTGTCAACGCCGTCACGCAGGCCCGTCAGGTCAACTGCACGTCGGCGACGTCGAAGTGGCGCTCGGCCAGCGCGCGCGCGGCGTCGATGTTCTTGCCGTCCGAGCCG
This is a stretch of genomic DNA from Natronoarchaeum mannanilyticum. It encodes these proteins:
- a CDS encoding rhomboid family intramembrane serine protease; amino-acid sequence: MRSPTIETLLAFAAVFALQQALSVVDATLAAALFALQLPLEVRPWTLVTSVYAHDPTGLGHLLSNAVALSIVGFALERHTTRWRFHAFFVLTGAAAGAFQVLFNRLLLQVGLVGQALPVLGASGAVFALFGYVLAGNRLTGGLLDRIGLDPRWQLLLFLVAATLVTLATAAPGVALAAHFFGFLLGLLAGQANLLRPAEPEPDAPPMPEY
- the tuf gene encoding translation elongation factor EF-1 subunit alpha, giving the protein MSDEQHQNLAIIGHVDHGKSTLVGRLLYETGSVPEHVIEQHKEEAEEKGKGGFEFAYVMDNLAEERERGVTIDIAHQEFSTDTYDFTIVDCPGHRDFVKNMITGASQADNAVLVVAADDGVAPQTQEHVFLARTLGIDELIVGVNKMDLVDYNESDYKQVVSEVEDLFKQVQFNTDDASFIPISAFEGDNIAEESDNTPWYDGEILLEALNGLKPPEPPTDAPLRLPIQDVYTISGIGTVPVGRVETGILNTGDNVSFQPSDVGGEVKTVEMHHEEVPKAEPGDNVGFNVRGIGKDDIRRGDVCGPADDPPSVAETFQAQIVVMQHPSVITSGYTPVFHAHTAQVACTIESIDKKMDPSSGEVAEENPDFIQSGDAAVVTVRPQKPLSIEPSSEIPELGSFAIRDMGQTIAAGKVLSVNES
- a CDS encoding amino acid-binding protein, whose amino-acid sequence is MSDEEDQDAPTTDGGEDLQAYTIRLELVDEPGELLNALQPIADRGGNLLSIFHERGNLTPRGHIPVEVDIESPPDRFDDIVEALRDAGINVIQAGAERYSEELTVILVGHLIDTDLSDSLQRFQRCSQASVVDVSLSAPEGTEEVSSARVRLATEADRADQVLGTIREIAGDKDIRVIEPQLPAEGSR
- a CDS encoding elongation factor EF-2 gives rise to the protein MGRRKKIVEQCERLMDEPEQIRNIAIAAHVDHGKTTLTDNLLAGAGMISDDTAGEQLAMDTEEDEQERGITIDAANVSMTHEYEDTDYLINLIDTPGHVDFGGDVTRAMRAVDGALVVVDAVEGAMPQTETVLRQALREGVKPTLFINKVDRLISELQEGPEEMQERLLSVIREVNELIRGMTEEMEDIDDDWTVSVEGGTVGFGSALYKWGVSFPSMQRTGMDFGEIMELERADKRQELHERTPLSDVVLDMVCEHFPNPVDAQPRRIPRIWRGDEDSELADTMRLVDEDGEVVLMVTDIGVDPHAGEIAAGRVFSGTLEKGQELYVSGTAGKNRVQSVGIYMGGEREEVDRVPAGNIAAVTGLKDAIAGSTVSSVEMTPFESIEHISEPVITKAVEAKNMDDLPKLIETLRQVSKEDPTIQIEINEDTGEHLISGQGELHLEVIGQRIERNQGIPINTGEPIVVFREAPQTESREVEGISPNRHNRFYITVHPLSEELVETIKMGEASMDMPEQERREVLQDAGMDKDTSQNVEHIHGTNVLIDDTKGIQHLNETMELVIEGLEDALDDGPLAAEPVQGTLLRLHDAKLHEDTIHRGPAQVIPAVRNAVHNALIDADIKLLEPIQDVRIDVPNDYMGSASGEIQGRRGRVDDMYQEGDLMVVEGVAPVEEMIGFASDIRSATEGRASWNTENAGFQVMADNLQRDQIMEIRERKGMKLELPEAIDYI
- a CDS encoding DUF5781 family protein, yielding MELHVQGPGPAAPFLSARDLFETEHDLELPVTVRIRENPDERTWTGHDDDGHVLNISRQAATSAMARELAVHEFAHMLRNEEEHPSHVQSTEEALFLALAGESVERSTLTQCYQIANHMKDIYADDITLALGPTDKLVAFFESTLASALSDRPDDSGDGAAWGLFGGQAPDAAPDSDSRRLTAATDPEITAVNAAFALAMVERHELVDADHRLYDLAHAAARDAPAIDSEAFKRRFRNLQRNPDPSDYRKELVDATRAFAAGSGRAAD
- a CDS encoding homoserine dehydrogenase; this translates as MKLAILGSGAVGSSVAELAGEYGHEVVALADSSSAVVDDGGVDVAAALDRKSAEGAVGAADPDDALDADYDALVEATPTTLGDAQPGFGHVETALERDRHVVLANKGPVAERYGDVMDLADDSAGEVLFEATVGGAIPVLSTISDFGAGQITAARGVLNGTANFILSRMAAEGLDYEHVLAEAQDLGVAEADPTFDVDGTDAALKCVILSNVLSQGERVYSLEDADVEGIEEIPGTALDLASEDNRTVRLIGEATPDGVTVGPRLVPQNGALSVTGTRNIVQLETEHAGQLNVSGRGAGGPETASAVLADVGRLPPLE
- the rpsJ gene encoding 30S ribosomal protein S10: MQQARVRLAGTNPEDLDDITDDVREIADKTGVALSGPIPLPTKTLEVPARKSPDGEGTATWEHWEMRVHKRLIDLDADERALRQLMRIQVPNDVSIEIVLED
- a CDS encoding guanosine monophosphate reductase, with translation MNDVRTGLSYGDVLLVPKRSAVDSRDDVDLSTTLTPNVRLENPLVSAAMDTVTEAELAIELSRAGGIGVLHRFLDPDEQAAQVERVVEEGEQVGAAVGIDEDYVDRGAGLVEAGVDALVVDVAHGHMERAIDAVAALAEEFPDTDLVAGNVATPAGVEDLAAAGADCVKVGIGPGSHCTTRKVAGAGVPQLTAVDDCADAAEEAGVTICADGGIRTSGDAVKALMAGADTVMLGSLFAGTAEAPGATVEVDGDRYKRARGMATTAAAEERDDKEENVDADEGVESLTPYKGPVAGVVEEFCAGIRSGLSYCGGHTIPAARENAEFVRVAASAKEREGFHADQDWEGVSVDSVASDGGAVEEEDAVESAVESDD
- a CDS encoding 30S ribosomal protein S7, producing MAAEDQPEPEKPAGTDDDDAVAKLFGEWEVTGIQFSDPSTERYITITPVAHTMGRHASKQFQKSEISIVERLINRLMQTDENTGKKQKTLNITRDAFDIIHERTDENPIQVLVQAVENAAPREETVRLKYGGISVPKAVDVAPQRRVDQALKFIAEGVQGSSFKTSTDVEEALASQLIGAANDDVNTYAVSQKEEKERVAAAAR
- a CDS encoding 30S ribosomal protein S12: MANGKYAARKLKKDRQSHRWSDSEYARRERGLGEQSDPLEGAPQGRGIVLEKVGIEAKQPNSAIRKCVRVQLIKNGKQVTAFCPGDGAISFIDEHDEVTIAGIGGAKGRAMGDLSGVNYKVEKVNGVSLIELVRGNAEKPVR